In Deltaproteobacteria bacterium, the sequence GCAGCACGACCGAGATGTACGGCAGCCGTTGCTCGCGCAGCCGCGCGCGCGCGGCCGAGGTCTTGGCCATCTGCATCAGCGACAGCACGCCCTCTTGCATGCGCGCGCCGCCGGAGGCGGAGAACACCACCGCGGGGCGCGACAGCTCGAGCGCGCGCTCGAACACGCGGGTGACCTTCTCGCCGACCACCGAGCCCATCGAGCCGCCCATGAACTCGAACGCGAAGAAGCCCGCCGACACCGGCACGCCGTCGATCTCACCGACGCCAGAGCGAAACGCCTCGGTCGAGCCCGAGCCGCGCACGGCCTTGTCGATGCGATCTTTGTAGTGCTGCGAGTCGAAGAACCCCAGCGGATCACCCGAGCGCAGCTCGGTGTCGTGCTCGACCCAGGTGCCGGCATCGACCGTGGTCGCAATGCGCTCGGCGGTCGGCATGGTGCCGTGGTGTCCGCACACCGGACACACCCGCAGGTTCTGGATCAGCTCGTCGGTGTACGTGATCTCGCCGCACGACTCGCACTTGGACCATAGGCCCTTGGGAATCGAGACCTTGGTCTGGGTCGAGTCCTTGTCGAGGGCTTCTTTCTTGCGACGCCACCAGGCCATGGGCAAACGGGCCCACCTTCTACCGCACAACGCGGCGGTTTTCACCCGCGCGCGCCGCCTGCGGCGCGGCGATTGCCCGCTTGCCCTGCGAACGCCGCCTTGCTACGGGAATCGCCATGTCCGCCCCGGGCGATCCACCTCGAGGGTCCGGCGACCCGGCTGCCGGGCCGCTGACCTACCGCGACGCGGGCGTCGACATCGACGCCGGCAACCATGCGGTCGAACGCATCAAGCGCCTGGTCGCGGGCACGCGTCGGCCCGAGCAGCTGTCCGATCTCGGCGGCTTCGCGGGGCTGATGGGCCTGCCGCGGGGCATGACCGAGCCGGTGTTGGTGTCGTGCACCGACGGCGTCGGCACCAAGCTGCTGGTCTCGATCGCCCTCGATCGCCACGACACGGTCGGCATCGATCTGGTCGCGATGAACGTGAACGATCTGCTGGTCACCGGCGCCGAGCCGCTGTTCGTGCTCGACTACATCGCGGTCGGCAAGCTGGTGCCGACCCAGGTCGAGGCGCTGGTGGCTGGCATCGTCGAGGGCTGCAAGCAGTCGGGCGCCGCATTGCTGGGCGGCGAGACCGCCGAGCTGCCGGGCCTGTATGCACCCGGTCACTACGATCTCGCCGCGTTCGCGGTCGGCGTGGTCGATCGCGCCAAGCTGCTGGGCCCGCAGCGGGTCGTCGCCGGCGACGTCGTGATCGCGCTGCGCTCGAGCGGGCTGCACAGCAACGGCTACTCGCTGGCCCGCCGCGCGCTGCTCGAGGTCGGCAAGCTCGGCTTCGACGACGCCCTGCCCTTCGGCGACGGCGAGCTCGTCGGCGAGGTGATGCTGCGGCCGACCGTCATCTATGCCAAGGCCTTCGCGGCCCTGCGCGCGCTCGCGGGCGCGCCGCTGCACGCGGCCGCACACATCACCGGCGGTGGGCTGATCGAGAACCCGCCGCGCGCGCTGCCGGCCGGGCTGGCGCAGCGGCTCGACTTGGCCGAGCTGCCGCCGCCGCCGGTGTTCCGGGCGATCGCGGCCCAGGGGGTGGCGCCGGCCGAGATGCAGCGCACCTTCAACTGTGGCGTGGGCATGCTGCTCTACGTGGCCCGCGAGGGCGTCGACGCGGTGCTGGCGTGCCTGCGCGAGGGCGGTCAGCCCGGCGTGGTGGTCGGCGAGGTCGTGCCGCACCGCGCGGGGGCGCCCGAGGTCGAGCTGACCAACCTGCGATTTTGAAGTGACGCCCGCTTGAGCAACACCACCAACCACTACGATCTGATCGTGATCGGCTCCGACATCGCGGGGCTGGTCGCGGCGGCGTTGGTGGCCCGTCGCGGCAAGCGGGTGCTGGTGCTGCCGCACGGCAGCGCCGAGGGGGTGTACCGGCTGCAGGGGCGCGTCTACGGCCTCGAGACCGCGCCGGTGGTGCACGCCAACACGCCGCCGTGCGAGCGCGTGTTCACCGAGCTGGGGCTGGCCCAGCAGGTGCGACGGCTGGCGACGCCGCACGACGGGCTCGCGCACTGCGTGCTGCCGCACGCGCGGCTCGATCTCGAGGCTGGCGAGCGCAACCTCGAGCACGAGCTGTCGCGGGTGTGGCCCGGCGACGAGGCCAGCGCCGCGTGGGATCTGCGACGGCGGTGGACCGACGCCACCGAGGCCGTGCTCGAGGAGCTGCTGGCGAGCGAGCACGCGCTGTCGGCCGATGGCTTCTGGGGACGCCGCTTCCTCGCGCGGGTCGCCGCCCAGCTGCCGCCACCGTCGACCGACGAGTGCGAGGGCGTGAGTGTCGATCACGAGCTGCGCGCGTTGGCGGCGTCGGTGGTGCCGTGGCTGTCGAACCTGACGCCAGCGCAGCTGGGCAAGGCGGCGGCGCTGCGGCTGGGCCGGCTGTGGTCGGTCGGGCCCGAGGATCTGCCGCAGGGCGATCGCAAGCTGCGCGAGCTACTCCTGCAGCGCATCGAGCTGCACTCGGGCGAGGTCAAGCGCGAGCTGCGGGTCGCGGAGATCCTGATGAAGCGCGGCAAGATCGTCGGCGTGAGCCTGCTGGGCAAGCGCGACCGCTACGGCTGCGATCACCTCATCGTCGCCACCGATCCGCAGACGTTGCTCGACAAGCACATGCTCGCCGATGCGGCGCCGCGCGCTCTGACACAGGGCCTGGCCGCGATCGCACCGGCGAGCTACCGCTTCGTGATGTACCTCGAGGTTGCCGAGCGCGGCATCACGCCGGCCCTGGGCGCGCTGGCGGTGTGCTGCCCGCTGCCCGACGACACCCCGCACGACGAGGCCTACGTGCCCGACCGCGCGCACGGGGTCGGACACATCTACCTGCGCGTCGAGCCCGGTCTCGCGGAGGACACGCGCCGCATCGCGATCACCCGCATCATGGGGGTCGACGAAGCGCTCGGCGATCAGCGCGAGCGGATCCTCGACGAGCTCGACGAGCGCGGTGTGCTGCCGTTCGTGCGGCCGTGGATCAAGCTGTGCCACTCGCCCCACGACGGCATCGAGGCCCAGGACGGCCGCGGCCACGCACTGGACGACTACGGCCCCGGCAGCGCGATGAACCTGCCGATGACGCCGCTGTACTTCAGCGACGGTGAGCCGCTGCTCGGCGTCGGCCTGCTGCCGACCGAGTCGGGCATCCGCGGGCTGCACTTCGCCTGTCGCGCCAACCTACCGGGGCTCGGCGTCGAGGGCGAGTTCGCCGCCGGCTCGGCGGCCGCGGGCCTGGTCGCGAGCCCGGCCCGCTCGCCGCTGTCGCGCTCGTCGCTGCTGAGCAAGGCGTAGGCGCCCCCCGAAACCCCGCGAATTCGCGGTCGCAGCGGGGTTTTGACGCGCTCGGAAATCCGCCGGCGCGCGCCGGCCAATTGCCGGCGCGAAGGGGCAACACCACCATGGATCATTCGCAGCGCAACTCCACCGCGCGGGCGACCGCGCTGCTCGGCACGTGGGTCATCGCGGCCGCCTGCGCGTCGTCGCGTGACGGCGGCGGCGACACGACGGTCGGCCAGCTCACCGGCATCACCGGCGTGACGACCGACGCCGGCACCTCGAGCACGGGCCCGATCGACGCCAGCAGCGACGACACCGGCACCACCAGCGGCGTCGCCGAGTCCAGCAGCTCGGACGACGGCGGTCCGCCGACGATCAAGCTCGACGTCGGCGTGGGCGACTCGGGCGATCTGGGCTGCCCCGACGACGACATCTGCTGCGTGCTGCCGGGCGAGCTGCCGCCGCACGCGGTGCTCGACGACTTCATCGCCGCCTACCCGCTGGCCCAGATGCCGCAGGACCTCGCGATGATGCAGAGCTTCGTGCCCGCGCTGCCCGACGTGCAGATGGCGTGGTCGGCCCTCAACACCGGCGACGAGCTGGTCGACATCGACAACGGCGGCCTGGTCGAGGCCAACCTCGAGACCGGCCGCACGTACGCCCACAACGCCGCGCTCGCGGCCGTGCCCGCCGACGCGACCATCATCGACGTCCGCGAGGATGCGCCCGTCATCGCCGATCTCGGCGGCCCCGGCAGCTGCGTCGGCGTCGGCTGGGCGTGGGGATCGATCTTGTTCGAGGCCATCGACGCATCGATCGACGAGGTCGTGTACCTCTACGTCGGCTACTGCTCGAGCGACGGCGACTCGGAGAACTTCTTCTACTCGAACGAGGCCGCGCAGGTCTGCGCACCACCGGCG encodes:
- a CDS encoding phosphoribosylformylglycinamidine cyclo-ligase, which encodes MSAPGDPPRGSGDPAAGPLTYRDAGVDIDAGNHAVERIKRLVAGTRRPEQLSDLGGFAGLMGLPRGMTEPVLVSCTDGVGTKLLVSIALDRHDTVGIDLVAMNVNDLLVTGAEPLFVLDYIAVGKLVPTQVEALVAGIVEGCKQSGAALLGGETAELPGLYAPGHYDLAAFAVGVVDRAKLLGPQRVVAGDVVIALRSSGLHSNGYSLARRALLEVGKLGFDDALPFGDGELVGEVMLRPTVIYAKAFAALRALAGAPLHAAAHITGGGLIENPPRALPAGLAQRLDLAELPPPPVFRAIAAQGVAPAEMQRTFNCGVGMLLYVAREGVDAVLACLREGGQPGVVVGEVVPHRAGAPEVELTNLRF
- a CDS encoding acetyl-CoA carboxylase carboxyltransferase subunit beta, producing MAWWRRKKEALDKDSTQTKVSIPKGLWSKCESCGEITYTDELIQNLRVCPVCGHHGTMPTAERIATTVDAGTWVEHDTELRSGDPLGFFDSQHYKDRIDKAVRGSGSTEAFRSGVGEIDGVPVSAGFFAFEFMGGSMGSVVGEKVTRVFERALELSRPAVVFSASGGARMQEGVLSLMQMAKTSAARARLREQRLPYISVVLHPTTGGVAASFATLGDVILAEPKALVGFAGPRVIQQTIGQELPKGFQRAEFLLEHGIIDRIASRHELKEQIGTMLRMLRRLPPRPSADAGADAGR